A window of Acidobacteriota bacterium genomic DNA:
CGATGCGACAGTCCAGCACGCGTGCTCCCGCCCGAGCGAGGGCGTCCCGCACCGCCCCGGTGCGTTCGGGCGGGGCCAGAAAGAGGAGGCAGCCGCCCCCGCCGGCGCCGCAGACCTTGGCGGCGTCGGCGCCGGCCTGCCGGCCGCAGGCGATGAGCGTATCGAGTCGGGCGGTCGTGACCCCCGGCGCCAGCCGCTTGCGCAGGTTCCATTCGAGGGCGACGTGGCGGGCCACCTCGTCCCACCGGGCCGCTTCGAGGGCGCGCCGCATTCCCAGGGCGACATCGCGGATCTCGTCGAACAGGGCGGTGACCGACGGGTCGCCATCGATGCGGCGCTTCGTCACCTCCCAGTTGTTGATGCCGGAGTCGCGGGACTGCTCCGTGTACACGAGCACCATTCGGTTGGCAAGGGATTCGGGGTCGACGCCAAGTGGAACGCGCGACACGCCGGCCGGACCCATCTCGAGCGCCGCGATGCCGCCGTAGGTGGCGGGCCGGTAGTCCTGGCCTCCGGTGGGCACGCCGAGTACCTGGGCCTCGAGGTTCAGGGCCAGGGCGATCAGCGATTCCCCGGCCAGTCGGCGGTCCTGCCAGCGCGCAAGCGCCGCGCACAGCGCGATGTTGAGGGCCGAGGATC
This region includes:
- a CDS encoding GHMP kinase, whose product is MRVHASAPTRVDLAGGTLDIWPLYLLHDDAQTLNAAITVRAECQLTPNPDGRLRIVAEDTGARVEAAHWSELADGAASRLVARVLRYFRAEGLTVSTRSAAPVGAGLAGSSALNIALCAALARWQDRRLAGESLIALALNLEAQVLGVPTGGQDYRPATYGGIAALEMGPAGVSRVPLGVDPESLANRMVLVYTEQSRDSGINNWEVTKRRIDGDPSVTALFDEIRDVALGMRRALEAARWDEVARHVALEWNLRKRLAPGVTTARLDTLIACGRQAGADAAKVCGAGGGGCLLFLAPPERTGAVRDALARAGARVLDCRIDTRGLRVSASPAPVGSA